The following are from one region of the Corylus avellana chromosome ca1, CavTom2PMs-1.0 genome:
- the LOC132167703 gene encoding nucleoside diphosphate kinase 1, translating to MEQTFIMIKPDGVQRGLVGEIISRFEKKGFYLKGLKLISVDRSFAERHYADLSAKPFFNGLVDYIISGPVVATIWEGKNVVTTGRKIIGATNPSDSAPGTIRGDFAVEIGRNVIHGSDSVESARKEIALWFPEAPVNWESSLHSWIYE from the exons ATGGAGCAGACCTTCATCATGATCAAGCCCGATGGTGTCCAGAGGGGCTTG GTTGGTGAGATCATTAGCAGGTTTGAGAAGAAGGGCTTCTATTTGAAAG GTTTGAAGCTCATATCTGTGGACCGTTCTTTTGCTGAGAGGCACTATGCTGACCTGTCTGCAAAGCCCTTTTTCAATGGGTTGGTTGACTACATTATATCTGGTCCTGTTGTTGCTACGATTTGGGAGGGTAAGAATGTTGTGACAACTGGCCGAAAGATTATTGGAGCCACAAACCCCTCGGACTCTGCCCCTGGAACCATTCGTGGTGATTTTGCAGTTGAAATTGGCAG GAATGTCATTCACGGAAGCGATTCAGTTGAGAGTGCAAGGAAGGAAATTGCACTGTGGTTCCCCGAAGCTCCCGTTAACTGGGAGAGCAGCCTCCACTCGTGGATCTATGAGTAA